The Galactobacillus timonensis genome has a segment encoding these proteins:
- a CDS encoding ATP-binding protein: protein MYENIVCIKLMRRGFEVYVGKMYQKEVDFVAVRGDEKMYIQLSDDISRPETFKREYDPCLRSKMRIPSLFWPTPGMRPMTMKASGFTIYQTGC from the coding sequence ATGTATGAAAATATTGTCTGCATCAAACTGATGCGGCGTGGCTTCGAGGTTTATGTTGGAAAGATGTATCAGAAAGAAGTGGATTTTGTTGCAGTCCGCGGCGATGAAAAGATGTATATTCAGCTAAGTGACGATATATCGCGGCCTGAGACCTTTAAACGTGAGTATGATCCCTGCTTAAGATCAAAGATGCGTATCCCAAGCTTATTCTGGCCAACACCAGGCATGAGACCTATGACTATGAAGGCATCAGGATTCACAATTTATCAGACTGGCTGCTGA
- a CDS encoding helix-turn-helix domain-containing protein has translation MLKENLVMLRNMHGFSQEEIAEKIDISRQAYAKWESGATVPDIEKCKRLADIYGITIDSLIKTETIDGKESIPPAPNGRNIWGSVTINERGQLVIPKAAREKFSLTGGQRLIVLSDDEEGIALVPAEIFEERMKKAMEWASSKSEE, from the coding sequence ATGCTAAAAGAAAATCTTGTTATGCTTCGTAATATGCATGGTTTTTCTCAGGAAGAAATTGCCGAAAAAATAGATATCTCTCGTCAGGCCTATGCAAAATGGGAGAGCGGCGCAACCGTTCCGGATATTGAAAAATGCAAGCGTCTTGCAGATATCTATGGTATTACGATTGATAGCCTGATAAAAACAGAAACAATAGATGGAAAAGAGAGCATTCCACCCGCGCCAAACGGAAGAAATATATGGGGGTCAGTGACAATAAACGAGCGCGGACAACTCGTAATTCCCAAAGCCGCTCGCGAAAAATTCAGTCTTACCGGAGGACAAAGATTAATTGTGCTCAGTGACGATGAGGAAGGCATAGCTCTCGTCCCGGCAGAGATATTTGAAGAAAGAATGAAAAAAGCAATGGAGTGGGCATCTTCCAAATCAGAGGAATAA
- a CDS encoding alpha/beta fold hydrolase, whose protein sequence is MKNVMIIFGIVLLAIIVVAAVAFGLYWHHNTHWFDKYEKALKTAGAEEKQVTLPNGNVINYGEVSNEKPALLLIHGQMSIWEDYALVLPELSKNWHIYAVDVYGHGESTHDESLYYLDVNGDDLIWFVDHVIGGPTVVAGHSNGAITAAYIAAYGGQNIAGVVLEDPPVFSTEGEGWEESFAYLDTYKPLHDWNQSEKVECWESYYLRHCYWGQLYMAAAMPKIADYAQKQHQKKPDAAVQIGFLPSSIWYVFEYVKKYDFRYGERFYDLSWNHALTHEEILSAIEVPCVYIHAKENVHENGTYLCAASREQAVRAAACIGDNCLLVETEDSDHVIHTAHSAFYIEAVNSLQSK, encoded by the coding sequence ATGAAAAACGTTATGATCATTTTTGGAATCGTCTTATTGGCCATAATTGTTGTTGCCGCTGTCGCTTTCGGACTTTATTGGCATCATAATACGCACTGGTTTGACAAATATGAAAAAGCACTGAAGACGGCGGGTGCTGAAGAAAAACAGGTCACTCTTCCGAACGGTAATGTAATAAACTATGGTGAAGTGAGCAATGAAAAGCCCGCACTTCTGCTAATTCACGGGCAGATGAGCATTTGGGAAGACTATGCTCTTGTGTTACCGGAGCTTAGTAAAAATTGGCATATCTACGCAGTCGATGTTTACGGCCATGGAGAATCAACACATGATGAAAGCCTGTATTATCTTGATGTAAACGGGGATGATCTCATTTGGTTTGTCGATCATGTTATTGGCGGACCCACAGTTGTAGCAGGTCATTCGAACGGAGCTATTACTGCTGCCTATATTGCAGCATACGGCGGTCAAAACATAGCCGGAGTAGTGCTGGAAGATCCTCCCGTATTCTCTACTGAAGGAGAAGGCTGGGAAGAGAGCTTTGCATATCTTGATACCTATAAGCCTTTGCATGATTGGAATCAGTCAGAGAAAGTGGAGTGTTGGGAAAGCTACTATTTGCGACATTGTTACTGGGGACAGCTATACATGGCTGCTGCAATGCCGAAAATTGCAGACTATGCACAAAAGCAGCATCAGAAAAAACCTGACGCGGCTGTTCAGATAGGTTTCCTACCGTCTTCGATCTGGTATGTTTTTGAATATGTCAAAAAATATGATTTTAGGTATGGCGAACGATTCTATGACCTAAGTTGGAATCACGCTCTGACGCATGAGGAAATACTATCTGCAATAGAAGTTCCCTGTGTTTATATTCATGCGAAGGAGAATGTTCACGAGAACGGAACATATCTGTGTGCGGCATCCCGCGAGCAGGCTGTGAGAGCAGCAGCCTGTATAGGTGACAATTGCCTGCTGGTCGAGACCGAAGACAGTGATCATGTGATTCATACTGCGCATAGTGCGTTCTATATTGAAGCGGTAAACTCTCTGCAATCAAAATGA
- a CDS encoding SIR2 family NAD-dependent protein deacylase codes for MKNSYDEMPNGYQKSIQKGLSAVRYFSKNMTFETGSKAEQIARLKKEIEEADAIVVGAGAGLSTSAGLTYSGERFERYFFDFARKYGIRDMYSGGFYPFPDEETRWAWWARHIYYNRYIDAPNPVYRELLTLVKDKDYFVVTTNVDHQFQRAGFDKRRLFYTQGDYGLFQSANSSIQKTYDNEEWVMKAMEAQGFIRDENAVFQVPESGELKMKIPVSLIPKCPDDGADVTMNLRADDSFVEDEGWHRASAAYADFLRRHERLHVLYLELGVGANTPVIVKYPF; via the coding sequence ATGAAGAACTCATACGATGAAATGCCGAACGGCTATCAGAAGAGCATTCAGAAGGGACTCAGTGCGGTGCGGTATTTCAGCAAAAATATGACATTCGAAACAGGTTCTAAGGCGGAACAAATTGCCAGATTAAAGAAAGAGATCGAAGAGGCAGATGCTATTGTGGTTGGAGCGGGTGCCGGACTTTCTACTTCCGCCGGACTGACCTATAGCGGAGAGAGATTTGAAAGGTACTTCTTTGACTTTGCAAGGAAGTACGGCATCCGGGATATGTATTCCGGCGGTTTCTATCCCTTCCCCGATGAAGAAACACGCTGGGCATGGTGGGCAAGGCATATCTACTACAACCGATATATTGATGCGCCGAATCCTGTCTATAGGGAACTGCTCACACTTGTGAAGGATAAGGATTATTTTGTTGTTACAACGAACGTAGATCACCAGTTTCAGAGAGCAGGATTCGATAAAAGGCGTCTGTTCTACACCCAAGGAGACTATGGACTTTTCCAGAGCGCCAATTCATCCATACAGAAAACCTATGATAATGAAGAATGGGTAATGAAAGCAATGGAGGCTCAGGGGTTCATAAGGGACGAGAATGCGGTGTTTCAGGTTCCGGAAAGTGGTGAACTGAAAATGAAGATTCCGGTATCGCTCATTCCAAAATGTCCGGATGATGGGGCTGATGTTACCATGAATCTTCGCGCGGATGATTCATTTGTCGAGGATGAAGGCTGGCACAGGGCATCGGCGGCATATGCGGACTTCCTGCGCAGACATGAGCGCCTTCATGTGCTTTATCTGGAGCTTGGCGTAGGAGCTAATACACCTGTCATTGTGAAGTATCCGTTCTAG
- a CDS encoding IS1595 family transposase, with the protein MNTIDNPYVDRVFSLSEEQFAQLQTAVSLRKNKEKYGVTTFEQLADRYRKKPVCPRCGSYDCSFNGHTPDGKQRYICHVCGRPFTILSKTIFHSSNKDFDTWARYLVMMTFNVPLEMMEETLNISHPTALLWRHKVFATVSDYQERLVLHGRVWIDETYIFDSTVLHEDGYKRKRGLSKDLICIVVAIDTEGNAYAEICGHGKPSGSRIYNALRKHIDPKATIIHDGEKAHSKLIAELGCSSEAYIADNSPKYLKQMALINNMCAWLKRYLFRFIGMDLGYLQDYLNWFVYLYRVKQAADKWPKVQRILRHLILTEATHKRGKP; encoded by the coding sequence ATGAATACCATTGATAATCCCTATGTGGATCGTGTTTTTTCATTGTCAGAAGAACAGTTTGCGCAATTACAGACAGCTGTCTCTCTTCGTAAAAACAAGGAAAAGTACGGTGTTACTACCTTTGAGCAGCTGGCTGATAGATACCGGAAGAAGCCCGTGTGTCCTCGATGCGGAAGCTATGACTGCTCATTTAACGGTCATACACCAGATGGTAAGCAAAGATACATTTGCCATGTATGCGGTCGGCCATTCACTATCCTTTCCAAAACCATATTCCATTCCTCAAACAAAGACTTTGATACATGGGCCAGATACCTGGTCATGATGACGTTCAATGTTCCACTGGAGATGATGGAAGAAACACTGAATATTTCGCATCCTACTGCGCTTCTATGGAGGCACAAGGTATTCGCTACTGTTTCTGACTATCAGGAAAGGCTTGTACTGCATGGACGGGTCTGGATTGACGAGACATACATCTTCGACAGCACAGTTCTGCATGAGGATGGATACAAACGGAAACGTGGTCTTTCAAAAGATCTGATCTGCATCGTTGTTGCGATCGATACAGAAGGAAATGCGTACGCGGAGATCTGCGGTCATGGAAAGCCTTCGGGTTCCAGAATATATAACGCACTTAGGAAACACATCGATCCGAAGGCGACGATTATTCACGACGGAGAGAAAGCACACAGCAAGCTGATTGCAGAGCTGGGATGTTCCAGTGAAGCTTACATAGCAGATAACTCTCCGAAGTACCTGAAGCAGATGGCCCTGATTAACAACATGTGTGCATGGCTGAAGCGTTATCTCTTCCGCTTTATAGGAATGGACCTTGGTTACTTACAGGATTATCTGAACTGGTTTGTTTATCTATATCGTGTAAAGCAGGCGGCAGATAAATGGCCAAAAGTTCAGCGGATTCTAAGGCATTTGATTCTAACTGAGGCAACTCACAAGCGAGGAAAGCCTTAA
- a CDS encoding macro domain-containing protein: MILDWKPHIHKCRAQTRIGNCIHTFAGVQLRAECSRQMNLLRERYGRDYEQPTAVPMLTDAYNLPAKKVIHIVGPIVQYELTPELEKDLADCYLNTLDMCLDKDLKSVAFCCISTGVFHFPNKRAAQIAVSTVDSWLSQHPGSMKRVIFNVFRTVNNFVDSILRH, from the coding sequence TTGATTCTGGACTGGAAGCCACACATACACAAATGTCGAGCGCAGACCAGAATCGGGAACTGCATTCACACCTTTGCCGGGGTCCAGCTTCGAGCAGAATGCAGCAGGCAGATGAACCTGCTGCGGGAAAGATACGGCAGAGATTACGAGCAGCCTACCGCTGTTCCGATGCTGACGGACGCATACAACCTTCCGGCAAAAAAGGTCATTCATATTGTAGGCCCGATTGTGCAATATGAGCTGACGCCGGAACTTGAGAAGGATCTGGCGGACTGCTACCTGAATACCTTGGATATGTGTCTTGATAAAGATTTGAAAAGCGTGGCATTCTGCTGCATTTCTACCGGTGTATTTCATTTTCCGAACAAGCGGGCGGCTCAGATCGCCGTCAGCACCGTGGACAGCTGGCTTTCACAGCATCCGGGTAGTATGAAAAGGGTGATCTTTAATGTTTTTCGAACAGTAAACAATTTTGTGGATAGCATTTTGCGTCATTAA